From Capsicum annuum cultivar UCD-10X-F1 unplaced genomic scaffold, UCD10Xv1.1 ctg52718, whole genome shotgun sequence, one genomic window encodes:
- the LOC124892974 gene encoding rRNA 2'-O-methyltransferase fibrillarin-like, with translation LEVTGLRLGLRLLETERRVAAGDRTAAGWGPGGGWGRAGVPRRGGMGRTAKGGVGVCTTGGGGAGLEPAVGAGGWRRGRRRGPEVGAGGEVGSAPKDSSGAGDRGPVWERGSAPEVGAGAGGRARRLGRVGADGRRRRRGPVTGASERGGREE, from the coding sequence gttagaggTCACTGGATTACGCTTGgggctgcggctgctggagacggagcGACGGGTGGCGGCTGGGGACCGGACGGCGGCTGGCTGGGGACCGGGTGGCGGCTGGGGGAGGGCTGGTGTACCCCGTCGGGGGGGTATGGGCAGGACAGCtaagggtggggtgggggtcTGCACAACCGGGGGGGGGGGGGCCGGCTTAGAACCGGCGGTCGGCGCCGGAGGGTGGCGACGGGGTCGGCGCCGCGGACCGGAGGTCGGTGCCGGCGGTGAAGTCGGGTCGGCACCGAAGGACAGCagcggcgccggggaccggggacCGGTGTGGGAGAGAGGGTCGGCGCCGGAGGTCGGCGCCGGAGCCGGAGGTCGGGCCCGGAGGttgggtcgggtcggcgccgacggtcggcgacggcgacgggggccGGTGACCGGAGCTAGCGAGAGAGGGGGTAGGGAGGAATaa